In a genomic window of Macrobrachium rosenbergii isolate ZJJX-2024 chromosome 44, ASM4041242v1, whole genome shotgun sequence:
- the LOC136829267 gene encoding protein starmaker-like has translation MRIAILLLGLLAVVAGASALPFEDKAESSRDLPLLKKRDAEEDAKDHVKDEDSKNDEGEDSKGDEGEGSDDEDKKKDHEEEKDDSESDEESEKSDEGQDEKHKVEDKDEADEDSDSDDSADEADSKEKDSK, from the exons ATGAG GATCGCCATCTTGCTCCTGGGACTTCTGGCTGTCGTTGCTGGGGCTTCAGCTCTGCCATTTGAGGACAAAGCCGAATCGTCACGTGACCTCCCACTTTTGAAGAAAAG AGACGCAGAAGAAGATGCCAAAGACCATGTGAAAGACGAAGACAGCAAGAACGACGAGGGCGAAGACAGCAAGGGCGACGAGGGCGAAGGAAGCGACGACGAAGACAAGAAGAAGGACCACGAAGAAGAGAAGGACGACTCGGAGAGTGACGAGGAATCGGAGAAAAGTGACGAGGGCCAGGATGAGAAGCATAAAGTCGAGGACAAGGACGAAGCTGACGAGGACAGCGATAGTGACGACAGCGCCGACGAGGCTGACAGCAAGGAGAAAGATAGTAAATGA
- the LOC136829263 gene encoding uncharacterized protein: MRIALVTVLLFAMLGISSAWIWSSNKDKAPAKAAHAVHKRQAENDTDGNVTDDAVNDDDDGDDDDEAEEDDDEDDEVVTGVEPDEDPATVP, from the exons GATCGCCCTGGTAACCGTCCTTCTCTTCGCCATGCTCGGCATCTCATCAGCTTGGATATGGTCCAGCAACAAGGACAAGGCCCCGGCCAAAGCCGCCCATGCTGTCCACAAGAG GCAAGCAGAGAATGACACTGATGGTAACGTGACTGACGATGCTGTAAACGATGACGACGAcggtgatgatgacgatgaggcTGAGGAAGATGACGATGAGGATGATGAAGTCGTGACTGGTGTCGAGCCTGATGAAGATCCTGCTACAGTGCCATGA
- the LOC136829265 gene encoding nucleolin-like: MKFAIVLLGLLAVIGGSYSIPTDNESPVVQPAANAAADVKSPETKSDNTEEEDDDDESDEEEDDDEDEEGEDDDEEEEEDEDDAEDDEDDDEDDEDDDEDDGDATEAEA; the protein is encoded by the exons ATGAA gTTCGCCATTGTGCTGTTGGGTCTTCTAGCCGTGATTGGCGGATCCTATTCCATTCCTACCGACAACGAAAGTCCCGTCGTCCAGCCCGCAGCGAATGCTGCTGCAGATGTGAAGAG ccCCGAGACAAAATCGGACAACACcgaggaagaagatgatgatgatgagagtgatgaggaggaggacgacgacgaggaCGAAGaaggtgaagatgatgatgaggaggaggaggaggatgaagacgATGCCgaggatgatgaagatgatgacgaggacgatgaagatgatgacgaagaTGACGGTGACGCTACCGAAGCTGAAGCCTAA